From a region of the Streptomyces tirandamycinicus genome:
- a CDS encoding ABC transporter ATP-binding protein encodes MPLLDVDELTVTFGGRGRKAAKAVETAKAVEGVEAVPAVNGDEAVGEQTAEAVKDNTVKAVNGVSFSVDEGQVVGLVGESGCGKSVTSLALMGLLPRKGVTLGGRADFEGADLLAMTPGKIRDLRGSKLAMIFQDPLSSLNPVVPIGVQVTEILKRHRGMKGEAARKEAAHLLDRVGIPDPDRRLREYPHQLSGGMRQRALIAMAVACAPRLLIADEPTTALDVTIQAQILELLKELVDQEGTALLMITHDLGVVAGLCDQVNVLYAGKVVESSGRRELFAHPTHPYTHGLLGSIPRLDAPRGEPLHPIRGSINDQIAWAEGCAFAPRCDRYEMGCLTGTPELTEPREAGHQARCVNPVLATTEVPA; translated from the coding sequence ATGCCACTGCTCGATGTGGACGAACTCACCGTCACCTTCGGCGGTCGCGGCCGCAAGGCCGCCAAGGCGGTCGAGACGGCCAAGGCGGTCGAAGGCGTCGAGGCCGTCCCGGCGGTCAACGGCGACGAGGCCGTCGGGGAACAGACGGCCGAGGCCGTCAAGGACAACACCGTCAAAGCCGTCAACGGGGTCTCCTTCTCCGTGGACGAGGGCCAGGTCGTCGGACTCGTCGGCGAGTCGGGCTGCGGGAAGTCCGTGACCTCGCTCGCCCTGATGGGGCTGCTCCCGCGCAAGGGCGTGACCCTCGGCGGACGGGCCGACTTCGAGGGCGCCGACCTGCTGGCGATGACCCCCGGCAAGATCCGGGACCTGCGCGGCAGCAAACTGGCGATGATCTTCCAGGACCCGCTGTCCTCGCTGAACCCGGTCGTCCCGATCGGCGTCCAGGTGACCGAGATCCTCAAGCGCCACCGCGGTATGAAGGGCGAGGCCGCCCGCAAGGAGGCCGCGCACCTGCTGGACCGGGTCGGTATCCCCGACCCGGACCGGCGGCTGAGGGAGTACCCGCACCAGCTCTCCGGCGGTATGCGGCAGCGGGCGCTGATCGCCATGGCCGTGGCCTGCGCGCCCCGGCTGCTCATCGCCGACGAGCCGACCACCGCGCTGGACGTCACCATCCAGGCGCAGATCCTCGAACTGCTCAAGGAACTCGTCGACCAGGAGGGCACCGCCCTGCTGATGATCACCCATGACCTGGGGGTCGTCGCCGGGCTCTGCGACCAGGTCAATGTGCTGTACGCGGGCAAGGTCGTGGAGTCCTCCGGGCGGCGGGAGCTGTTCGCGCACCCGACCCACCCGTACACCCACGGTCTGCTCGGTTCCATCCCGAGGCTCGACGCACCGCGCGGCGAGCCGCTCCACCCCATTCGCGGGTCCATCAACGACCAGATCGCCTGGGCCGAGGGCTGCGCCTTCGCACCCCGCTGCGACCGTTACGAGATGGGCTGCCTGACCGGTACGCCCGAACTGACCGAACCCCGCGAGGCCGGGCACCAGGCCCGCTGCGTCAACCCGGTCCTGGCCACGACGGAGGTCCCGGCATGA
- a CDS encoding ABC transporter ATP-binding protein, translating into MSLLELDGVKVHFPVKKGILFDRTVGHVYAVDGVSLSVEAGQTYGLVGESGCGKTTLGRAVLRLVDVTDGRVVLDGTDVAQLPEREMRSFRRRLQMVFQDPLGSLNPRQNIESILSEGMAAHGIGANQEERREKIKEILAKVGLPGNALSRYPHEFSGGQRQRIGIARALVLEPDVIICDEPVSALDVSIQAQVVNLLEELQKAMGLTYLVIAHDLAVVRHISDVIGVMYLGSLVEEAPSDALYEGPKHPYTKALMSAVPVPDPEVEDRRERILLLGDLPSPANPPAGCRFHTRCPWKQDTRCATERPELRDLGGGHRVACHFAAEIASGEIARTSGEVVPAVREGVVDADAESDAENGAENGAENGSGGAVPPPRAGTADGDAGAADASGGGDASGGGNASGGGNPSRAGEASEPSADAEAQGPSGGGSDAGASGVTSGGRTGKDAASGEKASSGEKTSSEKTSEAPAST; encoded by the coding sequence ATGAGCCTGCTCGAACTCGACGGAGTGAAGGTCCACTTCCCCGTCAAGAAGGGCATCCTCTTCGACCGCACGGTCGGGCACGTCTACGCCGTGGACGGCGTCTCGCTGTCCGTCGAGGCCGGCCAGACGTACGGGCTCGTCGGCGAGTCCGGCTGCGGCAAGACCACGCTCGGGCGGGCGGTGCTGCGGCTCGTCGACGTCACGGACGGCCGGGTCGTCCTCGACGGCACGGACGTGGCACAGCTTCCCGAGCGGGAGATGCGCTCGTTCCGCCGGCGGCTCCAGATGGTCTTCCAGGACCCGCTGGGCAGCCTGAACCCCCGGCAGAACATCGAGTCCATCCTGTCCGAGGGCATGGCCGCGCACGGTATCGGCGCGAACCAGGAGGAGCGCCGGGAGAAGATCAAGGAGATCCTGGCGAAGGTGGGCCTTCCCGGGAACGCCCTGTCCCGCTACCCCCACGAGTTCTCCGGCGGCCAGCGCCAGCGCATCGGCATCGCGCGCGCCCTGGTGCTCGAACCGGACGTGATCATCTGCGACGAGCCGGTCTCGGCGCTGGACGTCTCCATCCAGGCGCAGGTCGTCAACCTGCTGGAGGAGCTTCAGAAGGCGATGGGCCTGACGTACCTGGTCATCGCCCACGACCTCGCCGTCGTCCGGCACATCTCCGACGTCATCGGGGTCATGTACCTCGGCTCCCTGGTGGAGGAGGCTCCGAGCGACGCGCTCTACGAGGGGCCCAAGCACCCCTACACCAAGGCGCTGATGTCGGCGGTACCGGTGCCGGACCCGGAGGTGGAGGACCGCCGCGAGCGCATTCTGCTGCTGGGCGACCTGCCGTCCCCGGCGAACCCGCCCGCGGGCTGCCGCTTCCACACGCGCTGCCCGTGGAAGCAGGACACCCGGTGCGCCACGGAGCGCCCCGAACTGAGGGACCTCGGCGGCGGTCACCGGGTGGCCTGCCACTTCGCGGCGGAGATCGCGTCGGGCGAGATCGCCCGCACCTCGGGCGAGGTCGTCCCGGCGGTCCGCGAGGGCGTCGTGGACGCCGACGCGGAGTCCGACGCGGAGAACGGCGCGGAGAACGGCGCGGAGAACGGCTCGGGGGGCGCGGTGCCGCCGCCCCGGGCCGGGACGGCGGACGGGGACGCCGGGGCGGCCGACGCGTCCGGTGGCGGAGACGCGTCGGGCGGCGGTAACGCGTCCGGTGGCGGTAACCCGTCCCGCGCCGGGGAGGCGTCGGAGCCGTCCGCCGACGCAGAAGCGCAGGGGCCGTCCGGTGGCGGGTCGGACGCCGGGGCCTCCGGGGTGACTTCCGGCGGCAGGACGGGGAAGGACGCGGCTTCCGGGGAGAAGGCCTCGTCGGGGGAGAAGACCTCGTCGGAGAAGACCTCGGAGGCTCCCGCGAGCACATAG
- a CDS encoding ABC transporter permease: MSLATTKTSKIDRLAELTAKKETSSGASLWREAFRRLRGSKMAIIGAIVIAAFVVVAIVGPWLAPYAPTAQTWRGEVFANQGRFVGARGENLFGLDHLGRDMFSRMLVGARQTLLVGVVSMLIGLVLGALVGVVSGAAATLGGRAGQRLDDVVMRVTDIMLALPSLLLAVSVAAVLGQSLTTVMIAVGVVQIPIFARLLRGSMLAQGGKDYVLAARSLGIRKRRIVLTQIMPNSLSPVIVQATLSLATAIIEAAALSYLGLGNPDPAVPEWGVMLSQAQRFFDNAPMMSMYPAVAIIVTALGFTLLGEAMREALDPKLRG, from the coding sequence ATGAGCCTGGCTACCACCAAGACATCGAAGATCGACCGGCTCGCGGAGCTCACCGCGAAGAAGGAGACGTCCAGCGGCGCCAGCCTCTGGCGGGAGGCCTTCCGCCGGCTGCGCGGCAGCAAGATGGCGATCATCGGCGCGATCGTCATCGCCGCGTTCGTCGTGGTCGCGATCGTGGGCCCCTGGCTCGCCCCGTACGCCCCGACGGCGCAGACCTGGCGCGGCGAGGTCTTCGCCAACCAGGGCAGGTTCGTCGGCGCCCGCGGTGAGAACCTGTTCGGCCTGGACCACCTGGGCCGCGACATGTTCTCCCGCATGCTCGTGGGAGCCCGGCAGACGCTGCTGGTCGGCGTGGTGTCGATGCTGATCGGCCTGGTGCTCGGGGCCCTGGTGGGCGTCGTGTCGGGCGCGGCGGCCACTCTCGGCGGGCGCGCGGGACAGCGCCTGGACGACGTCGTCATGCGGGTCACCGACATCATGCTGGCGCTGCCGTCGCTGCTGCTGGCGGTCTCCGTCGCCGCGGTGCTGGGGCAGTCGCTGACCACGGTGATGATCGCCGTCGGTGTGGTGCAGATCCCCATCTTCGCCCGGCTGCTGCGCGGTTCGATGCTCGCCCAGGGCGGCAAGGACTACGTGCTGGCCGCCCGGTCCCTCGGCATCCGCAAGCGGCGCATCGTGCTCACCCAGATCATGCCCAACTCGCTGAGCCCGGTGATCGTCCAGGCCACCCTCAGTCTCGCCACCGCGATCATCGAGGCCGCCGCCCTGTCCTACCTCGGTCTCGGAAACCCCGACCCGGCCGTCCCGGAGTGGGGCGTCATGCTCTCGCAGGCGCAGCGCTTCTTCGACAACGCGCCGATGATGTCGATGTACCCGGCGGTCGCCATCATCGTCACCGCCCTGGGCTTCACCCTGCTCGGCGAGGCCATGCGCGAAGCCCTCGACCCGAAGCTGCGAGGTTGA
- a CDS encoding thioesterase family protein, producing MAQVAQATIGNSEFDRDTAVALRDPGVPGVYDAELSAGWTIITAVNGGYLLALLGRALGDALPHSDPFTVSAHYLTPSAPGPAVIRTETIRTGRTLSTGQASLFQYAEDGTEVERIRVLATYGDLDALPGEVRTTALPPAIPAYRDCLGPSDGPAPIPGSSAITERLNIKLDPATVGWAVGAPSGKGEVRGWFGLADGRDADPLSLLLTVDALPPTAFDLGLTGWTPTVELTTHIRCRPAPGLLRVSITTRNLAGGFLEEDAEVWDSAGRLVAQSRQLAKAPLARG from the coding sequence ATGGCACAGGTGGCACAGGCAACCATCGGCAACAGCGAGTTCGACCGCGACACCGCTGTCGCCCTCCGGGACCCCGGCGTACCCGGCGTCTACGACGCGGAGCTCTCCGCGGGCTGGACGATCATCACCGCCGTCAACGGCGGCTATCTGCTGGCGCTGCTCGGACGCGCCCTCGGCGACGCCCTCCCGCACTCCGACCCGTTCACGGTCTCGGCGCACTACCTCACTCCTTCCGCGCCCGGCCCCGCGGTGATCCGCACCGAGACGATCCGTACCGGCCGCACCCTCTCCACCGGCCAGGCGTCCCTCTTCCAGTACGCGGAGGACGGCACCGAGGTGGAGCGCATCCGTGTCCTCGCCACCTACGGCGACCTGGACGCACTGCCCGGGGAGGTCAGGACGACCGCCCTGCCCCCGGCCATCCCCGCCTACCGGGACTGCCTCGGCCCGTCCGACGGTCCGGCGCCGATCCCGGGTTCCTCCGCCATCACCGAGCGGCTGAACATCAAGCTCGACCCCGCCACCGTCGGCTGGGCGGTCGGGGCGCCCTCGGGCAAGGGCGAGGTCCGGGGCTGGTTCGGACTCGCCGACGGCCGGGACGCCGACCCGCTCTCCCTGCTGCTCACCGTCGACGCGCTCCCGCCGACCGCCTTCGACCTGGGTCTCACCGGCTGGACACCGACCGTCGAGCTCACCACCCACATCCGCTGCCGCCCGGCACCGGGTCTGCTGCGCGTCTCCATCACCACCCGCAATCTCGCGGGCGGCTTCCTGGAGGAGGACGCCGAGGTCTGGGACAGCGCGGGCCGTCTCGTCGCCCAGTCCCGCCAGCTGGCGAAGGCGCCGCTCGCGCGCGGCTGA
- a CDS encoding trimeric intracellular cation channel family protein, which yields MLQELFTPSVQHALDLAGIFVFAISGALLAVRKNFDVFGIAVLAEVTALGGGLFRDLVIGAVPPAAFTDLGYFLMPLVATVLVFFLHPEVERIQGSVNVFDAAGLGLFAVTGTTKAYEYGLGLTASATLGLATAVGGGVLRDVLANEVPSLLRWDRDLYAVPAIVGATMVALFIRFEALNGLTSGVAALTAFSVRLLAMRFHWRAPRAWNRRSTATEPGNEGFGKATA from the coding sequence GTGCTCCAGGAACTGTTCACCCCCTCCGTCCAACACGCTCTCGATCTCGCCGGCATCTTCGTCTTCGCCATCTCCGGCGCCCTGCTCGCCGTGCGGAAGAACTTCGACGTCTTCGGCATCGCGGTGCTCGCCGAGGTCACCGCGCTGGGCGGCGGACTCTTCCGTGACCTGGTCATCGGCGCCGTCCCGCCCGCCGCGTTCACGGATCTCGGCTACTTCCTGATGCCGCTGGTGGCGACGGTGCTGGTCTTCTTCCTCCATCCCGAGGTCGAGCGGATCCAGGGCTCGGTCAACGTGTTCGACGCGGCCGGTCTGGGGCTGTTCGCCGTCACGGGCACGACCAAGGCGTACGAGTACGGCCTCGGTCTGACCGCCTCCGCGACGCTCGGGCTCGCGACGGCGGTCGGCGGCGGTGTGCTGCGCGACGTCCTCGCGAACGAGGTGCCCTCCCTGCTGCGCTGGGACCGCGACCTGTACGCCGTTCCCGCGATCGTGGGTGCCACCATGGTCGCGCTGTTCATCCGCTTCGAGGCGCTCAACGGGCTGACCAGCGGAGTCGCCGCACTGACGGCCTTCTCCGTGCGCCTGCTCGCGATGCGGTTCCACTGGCGGGCGCCGCGTGCCTGGAACCGCCGGTCCACCGCGACCGAGCCGGGCAACGAGGGCTTCGGCAAAGCTACCGCTTAG